Proteins encoded within one genomic window of Citrobacter amalonaticus Y19:
- a CDS encoding methyl-accepting chemotaxis protein, producing MVWYPSRISTRLTVGGIALLAVTTLVIVVIMLWRGQPRVVEINTALIEETGHGLTRQLSSVLSRIEGETVSLSRLAEVLPNDEALYRAVVPRLLGEQNHSIITGGGIWPEPDAFTPGVARRSFFWARNTDDKLVFSDEYNAPDGNGYHSESWYQGAKGHSQENCVWSDVYQDAISGINMVTCSIPYQLEGKFAGVATTDIRLDNVASFMQQQGGRTGGYAFVVDKQGQILYFPQNDREHYKTVGDLVKASAWLSPVAQRLQKLRTATTDVSSIALDNDGILNAPSRVMLFPMADTGWVVGLVTPQERIVGLAKVMMRDVLEVLIPVMTLLLVGSWLVVRRLIARLDDTRRALDDIAQGEGDLTRRLEVRGKDEISAIAQAFNLFVDKISAILLTVRSSSEVVANNAVSLADSNTELSSRVTQQAAALEESAAAMEQLNATVHQNAGNTQLADELSESTAQTANRCGDVMHEVISTMDNVSTSSGRMVEIVSVIDSIAFQTNILALNAAVEAARAGDAGRGFAVVASEVRTLAQRSATAAQEIKALIDESVSHVDNSSQQIHHAGDRLQELVGHVRQVRQLMGEIRVAGEEQRKGVAEVALAVTEMDSTVQQNASLIDDAAARTQILKAEAEELALQVSSFKLP from the coding sequence ATGGTCTGGTATCCGTCACGTATTTCGACTCGTTTGACCGTCGGGGGGATCGCGTTACTTGCCGTAACGACGTTAGTGATTGTTGTTATTATGCTTTGGCGCGGGCAACCTCGCGTCGTTGAAATCAACACGGCGTTGATCGAGGAGACCGGGCATGGCCTGACGCGTCAACTCAGCAGCGTCCTGTCACGTATTGAGGGAGAAACCGTTAGCCTGTCACGACTGGCCGAAGTCCTGCCAAATGACGAAGCGCTGTACCGCGCGGTGGTGCCGCGTTTACTGGGCGAGCAGAATCATTCGATTATCACCGGGGGCGGGATCTGGCCTGAGCCGGATGCGTTCACGCCCGGCGTTGCGCGACGCAGTTTTTTCTGGGCACGCAATACCGACGATAAGCTGGTGTTTTCCGACGAATATAATGCGCCCGACGGCAACGGTTACCACAGCGAAAGCTGGTATCAGGGCGCGAAAGGGCATTCGCAGGAAAACTGCGTCTGGTCTGATGTTTATCAGGATGCCATTTCCGGGATCAACATGGTGACCTGCAGCATTCCGTATCAACTGGAGGGCAAATTTGCCGGTGTGGCAACGACCGACATTCGACTCGATAACGTTGCCAGCTTTATGCAGCAGCAGGGCGGACGCACCGGCGGTTACGCCTTTGTGGTCGATAAGCAGGGGCAAATTCTCTATTTCCCGCAAAACGATCGGGAACATTACAAAACCGTTGGCGATCTGGTGAAGGCTTCCGCGTGGTTGAGCCCTGTCGCTCAGCGCTTGCAGAAACTGCGCACCGCAACCACCGATGTCTCCTCCATTGCGCTGGATAACGACGGCATTCTGAACGCACCTTCACGCGTAATGCTGTTCCCGATGGCCGATACCGGTTGGGTGGTGGGGCTGGTGACGCCGCAAGAGCGTATCGTCGGACTGGCGAAAGTGATGATGCGCGATGTTCTTGAAGTACTGATCCCTGTTATGACGCTGTTGCTGGTGGGTTCCTGGCTGGTTGTTCGCCGGTTGATTGCTCGTCTGGACGACACGCGCCGGGCGCTGGACGATATTGCTCAGGGAGAGGGCGATCTGACCCGTCGCTTAGAAGTGAGAGGGAAAGACGAGATTTCGGCGATCGCGCAGGCGTTTAACCTCTTTGTGGATAAAATTTCCGCCATTCTGCTTACGGTGCGCAGCAGCAGTGAGGTGGTAGCGAACAACGCCGTCAGCCTTGCCGACAGCAATACGGAGTTGTCATCACGCGTCACCCAGCAGGCGGCAGCGCTGGAAGAGAGTGCGGCGGCGATGGAACAACTTAATGCGACCGTACATCAAAATGCCGGTAATACCCAACTGGCCGACGAGCTTTCAGAAAGCACAGCGCAAACGGCTAATCGTTGCGGAGATGTCATGCATGAGGTGATTTCGACCATGGATAACGTCAGTACGTCATCGGGGCGAATGGTGGAGATTGTCTCCGTGATTGACAGCATTGCCTTCCAGACTAATATCCTGGCGCTCAATGCCGCCGTGGAAGCAGCGCGCGCCGGGGATGCCGGGCGAGGATTTGCCGTGGTGGCGTCGGAGGTCAGAACGCTGGCCCAGCGCAGCGCTACCGCCGCCCAGGAAATCAAAGCGCTGATTGATGAGTCGGTATCTCACGTCGATAACAGCAGCCAGCAAATTCATCATGCCGGCGATCGCTTACAGGAACTGGTCGGGCATGTTCGTCAGGTGCGTCAGTTAATGGGGGAAATTCGCGTAGCCGGAGAAGAGCAGCGCAAGGGCGTGGCTGAAGTCGCGCTCGCCGTCACGGAAATGGACAGCACGGTCCAGCAAAACGCATCGCTGATAGATGATGCGGCGGCGCGCACGCAGATCTTAAAAGCCGAAGCGGAAGAACTGGCCTTGCAGGTGTCATCGTTTAAATTGCCGTAA
- the hdeB gene encoding acid-activated periplasmic chaperone HdeB has translation MNKFSLSTAGILVAALLTSVSVSAATTNAKTDVTPKSMSCQEFIDLNPQTMAPVAFWVLNEDEDFKGGDYVTFDETVTTAVPLTVEICKKHPQSELTKIKDEIKKELNK, from the coding sequence ATGAACAAATTTTCCCTTTCTACAGCAGGTATTTTAGTGGCAGCGCTGTTGACCAGTGTCAGCGTCAGTGCAGCAACGACTAACGCGAAAACCGACGTCACCCCCAAAAGCATGAGCTGCCAGGAATTCATCGACCTGAACCCGCAGACGATGGCGCCGGTTGCCTTCTGGGTATTAAACGAAGATGAAGACTTTAAGGGCGGAGACTACGTCACGTTCGATGAAACGGTGACAACTGCGGTTCCTTTAACGGTTGAAATCTGTAAAAAACATCCGCAAAGCGAATTGACTAAAATTAAAGACGAAATCAAAAAAGAATTAAACAAATAA
- a CDS encoding MurR/RpiR family transcriptional regulator yields the protein MTAKPELLTRIEQTFSLHTPSEKRVASWLLTHVAQIPFETADSIGKATGTSGITVGRYLRKIGYRNLEDAKASLRELPGIVYQPWGMNERLDSWQQQQQLPDRARQSLLLEIDAIAHVYQLAQGDTFQRITRQLAQAEAVYVLGIQSTRGIANAFFSHLEYLRPRVNYSEGLSGSWVESLNSGFEKPYVVLTDTRAYSAIARQYCRVASERQIPLALITDVWCPWARDYAIDLLQVKTDTGHFWDSLAPVSCLFNLLLSGVADQLGDSLTGRLQTNRQLQQEFGQFEQ from the coding sequence ATGACAGCAAAACCTGAGTTACTGACCCGAATTGAACAGACCTTCAGCCTGCATACGCCGAGCGAAAAGCGCGTTGCCAGTTGGCTGTTAACCCATGTGGCGCAGATCCCGTTTGAAACCGCCGACAGCATTGGCAAAGCGACGGGCACCAGCGGAATTACCGTCGGACGCTACCTGCGCAAAATCGGCTATCGCAATCTGGAAGACGCTAAAGCCAGTCTGCGGGAACTGCCTGGCATCGTCTATCAGCCCTGGGGCATGAACGAGCGTCTGGACTCCTGGCAACAGCAGCAACAGTTGCCGGACCGCGCGCGTCAGTCGCTGTTGCTGGAGATAGATGCGATCGCCCATGTCTATCAACTGGCGCAAGGAGACACTTTCCAGCGCATTACCCGACAACTGGCGCAGGCGGAAGCGGTGTATGTGCTGGGGATCCAGTCGACGCGGGGGATCGCTAATGCCTTTTTCAGTCACCTCGAGTATCTGCGTCCCAGGGTGAACTACTCCGAAGGGCTCTCCGGCAGTTGGGTGGAATCTCTCAATTCCGGGTTTGAGAAACCGTATGTGGTGCTGACCGATACCCGCGCTTACTCCGCCATCGCCCGGCAGTACTGTCGCGTCGCCAGCGAGCGGCAAATACCGTTGGCGCTGATAACCGATGTTTGGTGCCCCTGGGCGCGAGATTACGCCATCGACTTGCTACAGGTGAAAACTGACACCGGACACTTCTGGGATTCGCTGGCCCCGGTGAGCTGTCTGTTCAACTTGCTGCTTTCCGGCGTCGCGGACCAACTGGGCGACTCCCTTACCGGGCGGCTACAGACCAACCGCCAGTTACAACAAGAATTTGGTCAATTCGAACAATAA
- the ddpX gene encoding D-alanyl-D-alanine dipeptidase, producing the protein MSETPQLVCLSVIFPTLDIDLKYATADNLTGAPIYRESRCLLHEDAVTALAKSISIAQLAGLSLVVYDAYRPQQAQSILWDACPDPQYVVDVAIGSNHSRGTAIDVTLKDADGNILDMGAGFDEMHDRSHAYHPSVPAAAQRNRLLLNAIMYGGGFVGISSEWWHFELPAASRYPLLEDCITCFPVTTTTTHTSF; encoded by the coding sequence ATGTCTGAAACTCCGCAACTGGTCTGCCTGTCGGTGATTTTTCCGACGCTGGATATCGACCTCAAATACGCGACCGCCGATAACCTGACGGGCGCGCCGATTTATCGCGAATCGCGCTGCCTGCTGCACGAGGATGCCGTCACCGCGCTGGCGAAAAGCATCAGCATCGCACAACTGGCGGGTCTTTCGCTGGTGGTTTATGACGCCTATCGCCCACAGCAGGCGCAGTCGATCCTGTGGGATGCCTGTCCGGATCCGCAGTATGTGGTTGATGTCGCCATCGGCTCTAACCACAGCCGCGGAACGGCCATCGATGTCACCCTGAAAGACGCGGACGGCAACATTCTGGATATGGGCGCGGGTTTTGATGAGATGCACGATCGTTCACATGCTTACCACCCTTCTGTGCCTGCTGCCGCGCAGCGTAACCGACTGTTACTCAACGCCATTATGTATGGCGGTGGCTTCGTTGGTATCAGCAGCGAGTGGTGGCACTTTGAGTTACCTGCCGCGAGTCGCTATCCGCTGCTGGAAGACTGTATTACCTGTTTTCCCGTTACAACCACAACGACACACACATCCTTTTGA
- a CDS encoding ABC transporter substrate-binding protein, which produces MKLTLLFRPALIAVALAMTLPAAQAAVPKDMLVIGKAADPQTLDPAVTIDNNDWTVTYPSYQRLVKYKTEGDKGSTEVEGDLASGWKASDDQKEWTFTLNEQAKFADGSAVTADAVKQSFERLLKISQGPAEAFPKDLNVEAVDAHTVKFTLSQPFAPFLYTLANDGASIINPAVLKEHAADDARGFLAQNTAGSGPFMLKSWQKGQQLVLVPNPHYAGPKPNFKRVSVKIIGESASRRLQLSRGDIDIADALPVDQLSALKQEGNVAVADYPSLRVTYLYLNNSKAPLNQVDLRRAISWSTDYQGMVKGILSGNGKQMRGPIPEGMWGYDASALQYSLDDTKAKAEWEKVASKPTSLSFLYSDNDPNWEPIALATQASLSKLGITVKLEKLANATMRDRVGKGDYDIAIGNWSPDFADPYMFMNYWFESDKKGLPGNRSFYENAEVDKLLRSALSTTDQTARTTDYQQAQKIVIDEAAYVYLFQKNYQLAMNKEVKGFVFNPMLEQVFNIGTMSK; this is translated from the coding sequence ATGAAATTAACTTTGTTGTTTCGCCCCGCGTTGATTGCTGTTGCCCTGGCAATGACCCTGCCTGCGGCACAGGCTGCCGTCCCGAAGGACATGCTGGTGATCGGCAAAGCCGCCGATCCGCAAACGCTTGACCCGGCGGTCACCATTGATAATAACGACTGGACGGTGACTTATCCGTCCTATCAGCGCCTGGTGAAGTACAAAACCGAGGGCGACAAAGGCTCTACCGAGGTTGAAGGCGATCTGGCAAGCGGCTGGAAGGCCTCTGACGATCAGAAAGAGTGGACCTTTACGCTTAACGAACAGGCCAAATTTGCCGACGGCTCCGCTGTGACCGCCGACGCGGTGAAACAGTCCTTCGAGCGCCTGCTGAAAATCAGCCAGGGGCCAGCAGAAGCCTTTCCTAAAGATCTCAACGTGGAGGCTGTCGATGCGCACACGGTGAAATTCACCCTCAGCCAGCCGTTTGCCCCGTTCCTCTATACGCTGGCCAATGACGGCGCGTCGATCATCAACCCTGCCGTGCTGAAAGAACATGCGGCGGACGACGCCCGTGGTTTTCTGGCGCAAAACACCGCAGGCTCCGGGCCGTTTATGTTGAAAAGCTGGCAGAAAGGTCAACAGCTGGTGCTGGTTCCGAACCCGCATTACGCCGGACCCAAACCGAATTTCAAGCGCGTGTCGGTGAAAATTATCGGTGAAAGCGCGTCGCGTCGTCTGCAACTGTCGCGTGGGGATATCGACATCGCCGATGCCCTGCCGGTGGATCAGCTCAGTGCATTAAAACAGGAAGGCAACGTCGCCGTGGCGGACTATCCGTCGCTGCGCGTGACCTATCTTTATCTGAACAACAGTAAAGCGCCGCTGAATCAGGTGGATCTGCGTCGGGCGATCTCCTGGTCCACCGACTATCAGGGCATGGTGAAAGGGATCCTCAGCGGTAACGGGAAACAGATGCGCGGGCCGATCCCGGAAGGCATGTGGGGTTACGACGCCTCTGCGCTGCAATACAGCCTTGATGACACTAAAGCGAAAGCGGAATGGGAAAAAGTCGCCAGTAAACCCACCAGCCTGAGCTTCCTCTATTCCGATAACGATCCCAACTGGGAGCCGATTGCCCTCGCCACCCAGGCCAGCCTCAGCAAACTGGGCATAACCGTGAAGCTGGAAAAACTGGCGAATGCCACCATGCGCGATCGCGTGGGTAAAGGCGATTACGACATTGCCATCGGCAACTGGAGTCCGGACTTCGCTGACCCGTATATGTTCATGAACTACTGGTTCGAGTCTGACAAGAAAGGACTGCCCGGCAACCGTTCGTTCTATGAAAACGCCGAGGTCGACAAACTGTTGCGCAGTGCGCTGAGCACCACCGATCAGACCGCCCGAACCACGGACTACCAGCAGGCACAGAAAATCGTCATTGATGAAGCGGCCTACGTCTATCTGTTCCAGAAGAACTACCAGTTAGCGATGAACAAAGAGGTCAAAGGCTTCGTGTTCAATCCGATGCTCGAGCAGGTCTTTAATATCGGCACCATGAGCAAATAA
- a CDS encoding ABC transporter permease produces the protein MTFWSILRQRCWGLILVVAGVCVITFIISHLIPGDPARLLAGDRASEEIVENIRQQLGLNQPLYVQFARYVGDVFQGDLGISIRTGRPVMEELRVFFPATLELAFCSLLLALVIGIPLGILSAVWRNRWLDHLVRLMAITGISTPAFWLGLGVIVLFYGQLHILPGGGRLDDWLDPPTQVTGFYLIDALLEGNGEVFFNALQHLILPSLTLAFVHLGIVARQIRSAMLEQLSEDYIRTAKASGLPGWYIVLCYALPNALIPSITVLGLALGDLLYGAVLTETVFAWPGMGAWVVTSIQALDFPAVMGFAVVVSFAYVLVNLVVDLLYLWVDPRIGRGGAE, from the coding sequence ATGACTTTCTGGAGCATTTTACGCCAGCGCTGCTGGGGACTTATCCTTGTGGTGGCCGGCGTTTGCGTCATCACCTTTATTATTTCACACCTGATTCCGGGCGATCCGGCGCGCCTGCTGGCGGGCGACCGGGCAAGCGAAGAGATTGTCGAAAACATTCGCCAGCAGCTTGGGTTGAATCAACCGCTGTACGTGCAGTTTGCACGCTACGTAGGCGATGTCTTCCAGGGCGACTTAGGCATTTCGATTCGTACCGGGCGTCCGGTGATGGAAGAACTGCGCGTCTTTTTCCCGGCGACGCTGGAACTGGCCTTTTGCTCGCTGCTGCTGGCGCTGGTCATCGGTATTCCGTTGGGCATCCTCTCCGCCGTCTGGCGTAATCGCTGGCTGGACCACCTGGTACGCCTGATGGCGATCACCGGTATATCGACGCCGGCTTTCTGGCTGGGTCTGGGCGTTATCGTGCTGTTTTACGGCCAACTGCACATTTTACCGGGAGGCGGACGGCTGGATGACTGGTTGGATCCGCCGACGCAGGTCACCGGATTTTATCTGATAGATGCCCTGCTGGAAGGCAACGGCGAGGTCTTTTTTAATGCGCTGCAGCATCTGATCTTACCGTCGCTGACGCTGGCGTTCGTTCACCTGGGAATTGTGGCACGGCAAATTCGTTCTGCGATGCTGGAACAGCTCAGTGAAGATTATATCCGCACGGCCAAAGCCAGCGGTCTCCCCGGCTGGTACATCGTGCTCTGTTACGCCCTGCCCAACGCACTGATCCCGTCGATTACCGTACTCGGACTGGCGCTGGGCGATCTGCTGTATGGCGCGGTATTGACCGAGACGGTTTTTGCCTGGCCCGGTATGGGCGCCTGGGTTGTGACGTCGATTCAGGCGCTCGATTTCCCGGCAGTGATGGGCTTTGCCGTGGTGGTCTCTTTTGCTTATGTACTGGTCAACCTGGTGGTCGATTTGCTCTATCTGTGGGTAGACCCACGCATCGGGCGCGGAGGTGCTGAATGA
- the ddpC gene encoding D,D-dipeptide ABC transporter permease, whose translation MMLTEETPTPVRATRRRIDWARLFWLMKGSPLTMIGGAIIVLMLLLMVLSPWLTPYDPNAIDLSARLLPPTAAHWFGTDEVGRDLFSRVLVGSQQSIVAGLVVVAIAGGIGSLLGCLSGVMGGRADAIIMRIMDIMLSIPSLVLTMALAAALGPSLLNAMLAIAIVRIPFYVRLARGQTLVVRQFAYVQAARTYGASRWHLISWHILRNSLPPLIVQASLDIGSAILMAATLGFIGLGAQQPSAEWGAMVAIGRNYVLDQWWYCAFPGAAILITAVGFNLFGDGIRDLLDPKAGGKQ comes from the coding sequence ATGATGTTAACCGAAGAGACTCCGACACCGGTTCGCGCGACGCGTCGGCGTATTGACTGGGCCAGACTGTTCTGGCTGATGAAAGGCAGTCCGCTGACCATGATTGGCGGGGCGATCATTGTTCTGATGCTGCTGCTGATGGTGCTGTCGCCGTGGCTAACGCCTTACGATCCCAATGCCATTGATTTAAGCGCGCGGCTGTTACCGCCGACGGCAGCGCACTGGTTCGGGACGGATGAGGTTGGCCGGGATTTGTTCAGCCGCGTGCTGGTGGGCAGCCAGCAGTCGATTGTCGCCGGGCTGGTGGTGGTCGCAATTGCGGGCGGCATTGGCTCACTGCTCGGTTGTCTGTCCGGCGTGATGGGCGGTCGCGCTGACGCCATCATCATGCGGATAATGGATATCATGCTGTCGATCCCCTCTCTGGTGCTGACGATGGCGCTGGCCGCAGCGCTGGGTCCGAGCTTGCTTAACGCGATGCTGGCGATTGCCATTGTGCGTATTCCCTTTTATGTGCGACTGGCGCGCGGACAAACGCTGGTCGTGCGCCAGTTTGCCTACGTCCAGGCCGCCCGCACGTACGGCGCCTCCCGCTGGCATTTGATCAGTTGGCACATTCTGCGCAACTCGCTGCCGCCGCTGATTGTGCAGGCGTCGCTGGATATCGGCAGCGCCATCCTGATGGCGGCGACATTAGGTTTTATCGGGCTTGGCGCCCAGCAACCGAGCGCAGAATGGGGCGCAATGGTGGCGATTGGCCGCAATTATGTTCTCGATCAATGGTGGTATTGCGCCTTCCCTGGTGCTGCCATCCTGATTACCGCCGTCGGTTTTAACCTGTTCGGTGACGGGATCCGCGATCTACTGGATCCGAAAGCAGGAGGAAAACAGTGA
- a CDS encoding ABC transporter ATP-binding protein has product MTQPVLEIDDLHLSFPGYKADVHALSHVSLRIHRGEIVGVVGESGSGKSVTAMLTMRLLPEGSYRIHQGRVALLGEDVLNASEKQMRQWRGARVAMIFQEPMTALNPTRRIGQQMVEVIRHHQTVSRAQAREKAITLLEEMQIPDAAGVMTRFPFELSGGMRQRVMIALAFSCEPELIIADEPTTALDVTVQLQVLRLLKHKARASGTAVLFISHDMAVVSQLCDRLYVMYAGSVIESGPTDAVIHHPTHPYSIGLLKCAPEQGEPRQPLPAIPGTVPDLTRLPHGCAFRDRCFAAGPLCDTIPTMNPLGAGDQRSACWYPHLERSHV; this is encoded by the coding sequence ATGACCCAACCGGTGCTGGAAATAGACGATTTACACTTAAGCTTTCCGGGATACAAAGCCGATGTTCACGCCCTGAGCCATGTATCGCTTCGCATTCATCGCGGCGAAATTGTCGGCGTGGTGGGCGAATCGGGTTCCGGGAAGTCAGTCACCGCGATGCTCACCATGCGTCTGTTGCCGGAAGGCAGCTATCGCATCCATCAGGGGCGCGTCGCGTTACTGGGCGAAGATGTATTAAACGCCAGTGAGAAGCAGATGCGCCAGTGGCGTGGCGCACGCGTGGCGATGATCTTCCAGGAGCCGATGACGGCCCTCAACCCGACGCGCCGCATCGGCCAGCAGATGGTGGAGGTGATTCGCCATCACCAGACGGTGAGCCGTGCGCAGGCCCGCGAAAAGGCGATTACCCTGCTGGAGGAGATGCAGATCCCCGACGCCGCCGGGGTGATGACCCGCTTTCCGTTTGAGCTTTCGGGCGGCATGCGTCAGCGGGTGATGATCGCCCTTGCCTTCTCCTGCGAACCGGAACTGATCATCGCCGATGAACCGACCACCGCGCTGGACGTCACCGTACAGTTGCAGGTACTGCGGCTGCTGAAACACAAAGCCCGCGCCAGCGGTACGGCCGTGCTGTTTATCAGTCATGATATGGCAGTGGTATCGCAATTGTGCGATCGGCTGTATGTGATGTATGCCGGAAGTGTGATTGAAAGCGGTCCGACCGATGCCGTGATCCACCATCCGACCCATCCCTATTCGATTGGCCTGCTCAAATGCGCGCCGGAACAAGGTGAACCGCGCCAACCGCTGCCAGCCATTCCCGGCACCGTGCCGGATCTTACCCGTTTGCCGCACGGCTGCGCGTTTCGGGATCGCTGTTTTGCCGCAGGTCCGCTTTGCGACACCATCCCCACCATGAATCCACTCGGCGCTGGCGACCAGCGGTCGGCCTGCTGGTATCCCCATCTGGAGCGTTCCCATGTCTGA
- a CDS encoding ABC transporter ATP-binding protein, producing the protein MSETLLALQDVHVNFPAKKNWLGRVTERVHALNGMDLQIRRGETLGIVGESGCGKSTLAQLLMGMLKPSQGQYQQDSPSTEMQMVFQDPLSSLDPRLPVWRIITEPVWIQKRSSERERRALAATLASQVGIRPEYLDRLPHAFSGGQRQRIAIARALSSEPDVIVLDEPTSALDISVQAQILNLLVALQASRNLTYILISHNVSVVRHMSDRVAVMYLGQIVELGETAQVLTTPAHPYTRLLLDSVPKTGAPLDEEQVIRKTELPGNRVLPVGCFFRERCPFASSGCENRQALRRLDAGTDVRCWRA; encoded by the coding sequence ATGTCTGAAACATTACTGGCCTTACAGGATGTGCACGTCAATTTCCCGGCGAAGAAGAACTGGCTGGGACGGGTGACCGAACGCGTGCACGCGCTCAACGGCATGGATTTACAGATCCGCCGGGGCGAAACGCTGGGGATTGTGGGGGAATCCGGCTGTGGGAAAAGTACGCTGGCGCAGTTGCTTATGGGGATGCTGAAGCCCAGCCAGGGGCAATATCAGCAGGATTCACCATCGACCGAAATGCAGATGGTGTTTCAGGACCCGCTCTCCTCGCTGGATCCGCGTCTGCCGGTCTGGCGAATTATCACCGAGCCGGTGTGGATCCAAAAACGCAGCAGCGAACGGGAGCGACGGGCACTGGCAGCAACCTTAGCAAGCCAGGTCGGGATCCGCCCGGAATATCTCGACCGCCTGCCGCACGCGTTCTCCGGCGGGCAGCGTCAGCGTATCGCGATTGCCCGCGCGCTGTCGTCAGAACCGGATGTGATCGTGCTGGATGAACCGACGTCGGCGCTGGATATTTCCGTTCAGGCGCAGATCCTGAATCTGCTGGTCGCGCTGCAGGCCAGCCGCAATCTGACCTACATTCTGATCTCGCATAACGTCTCGGTGGTACGTCATATGAGCGACCGGGTGGCGGTGATGTACCTCGGGCAAATCGTCGAACTCGGCGAAACGGCGCAGGTCCTCACCACTCCGGCACATCCTTATACCCGTCTGCTGCTGGATTCTGTACCGAAAACCGGCGCGCCGCTTGATGAAGAACAGGTGATCCGTAAAACGGAATTGCCCGGCAACCGGGTTCTGCCAGTGGGCTGTTTCTTTCGTGAACGGTGTCCGTTCGCCAGCAGTGGATGTGAAAACCGACAGGCGCTGCGCAGACTTGATGCGGGAACCGACGTGCGTTGTTGGCGTGCGTGA
- the osmC gene encoding peroxiredoxin OsmC, with the protein MTIHKKGQAHWEGDIKRGKGTVSTESGVLNQQPYGFNTRFEGVKGTNPEELIGAAHAACFSMALSLMLGEAGFTPDAIDTTADVSLDKVDAGFAITKIALHSEVKVPGIDAATFDGIIQKAKAGCPVSQVLKAEITLDYQLKS; encoded by the coding sequence ATGACAATCCATAAGAAAGGTCAGGCACACTGGGAAGGCGACATCAAACGCGGAAAAGGCACGGTTTCGACGGAAAGTGGCGTGCTGAACCAGCAGCCTTATGGTTTTAATACCCGTTTTGAAGGGGTGAAAGGCACCAACCCGGAAGAACTGATCGGCGCGGCGCATGCCGCCTGTTTTTCAATGGCGCTGTCGTTGATGCTCGGTGAAGCGGGCTTCACGCCGGATGCCATCGACACCACGGCTGACGTGTCGCTGGACAAAGTCGATGCCGGTTTTGCCATTACCAAAATCGCGCTGCACAGCGAAGTGAAAGTACCGGGAATCGATGCCGCCACCTTCGACGGCATCATCCAGAAAGCGAAAGCCGGTTGCCCGGTATCGCAGGTGCTGAAAGCGGAAATCACCCTCGATTACCAGCTGAAGTCGTAA
- the sra gene encoding stationary-phase-induced ribosome-associated protein has protein sequence MKSNRQARHILGLDHKISNQRKVVTEGEQTSVVNNPTGRKRHADSKK, from the coding sequence ATGAAATCGAACCGTCAGGCCCGTCATATTCTTGGACTGGACCATAAGATCTCCAATCAGCGCAAAGTGGTGACTGAAGGTGAACAAACCAGCGTGGTGAACAACCCTACCGGCAGAAAACGCCACGCAGACAGCAAAAAGTAA